One segment of Anopheles stephensi strain Indian chromosome 3, UCI_ANSTEP_V1.0, whole genome shotgun sequence DNA contains the following:
- the LOC118514477 gene encoding uncharacterized protein LOC118514477, which produces MLESMIMNRIFRYFMKFHGYFIAFCTIFFTSVIIVSSFMGRDVHDEPLFVEEEFEPVLKFPVLIQLESVLWLTASVMLVAGLYKESKNYITPFLALFIADGVVVIVQETVNLCTGRMSELATIDTRQLVVMILANVYVLVSLIVLYRMFGKEPLPTTHNNFVRFDNEQDVETGAGTGPATVVPTAPPPATLTNVNGSLNSSGFASNGVTAQHAT; this is translated from the exons ATGCTGGAATCGATGATCATGAACCGAATCTTTCGGTACTTCATGAAGTTCCACGGGTACTTCATCGCGTTCTGCACGATCTTCTTCACCTCCGTCATCATCGTGAGCTCGTTTATGGGCCGGGACGTACACGACGAACCACTGTTCGTCGAGGAAGAAT TCGAGCCGGTGCTAAAGTTTCCCGTACTGATACAGCTCGAATCGGTCCTCTGGTTGACGGCATCGGTGATGCTGGTGGCCGGACTGTACAAG GAAAGCAAGAATTACATCACCCCGTTCCTGGCCCTCTTCATTGCGGACGGTGTGGTCGTGATCGTGCAGGAGACGGTTAACCTCTGCACGGGACGAATGTCCGAGTTGGCCACGATCGATACGCGCCAGCTAGTTGTGATGATAT TGGCAAACGTGTACGTACTGGTCAGTTTGATCGTGCTCTATCGGATGTTTGGCAAGGAACCGCTGCCAACCACCCACAACAACTTCGTACGCTTCGACAACGAGCAGGACGTGGAGACGGGCGCTGGAACTGGGCCGGCAACGGTAGTTCCCACAGCACCGCCACCAGCAACCCTAACCAATGTCAACGGTTCGTTGAACTCGTCCGGTTTCGCGAGTAACGGTGTCACAGCTCAGCACGCGACCTAG